The following coding sequences are from one Anabaena sphaerica FACHB-251 window:
- a CDS encoding family 1 glycosylhydrolase, giving the protein MTSIFDSKLKTQLPLEVWGGVECTVNRVGEEYFDQIERNGHGTRLEDLELFAQLGIQAIRYPLLWERIAPNGLENADWSWADVRLGRLRELGICPIVGLVHHGSGPRYTSLVDPAFPEKLAEFARAVAERYPWVKYYTPINEPLTTARFSGLYGHWYPHGRDDLTFGRALLSECRGVCLAMQAIREVNPGAELVQTEDLGKIYSTPKLTYQAEFENERRWLTFDLLCGRISPNHPIWGYLRNCGISESELEEFCQNPCPPDLIGINHYLTSDRFLDENLENYPSWTHGGNGRDEYADIEAVRVCAEGAAGPRSLLQEAWERYQIPLAVTEVHLHCTREEQLRWLCEVWNAAQELRSQGVDVRAVTAWALLGTYDWNSLLTRWVGHYESGVFDLRSPQPRATAIAKIIRDLATGRNPDHPLLDIPGWWHRPERLVYPAVSCGLDKRSIRESESILSPAPLLPCSSASHRPLAIIGATGTLGKAFARLCEVRGIPYRLLTRQEMDIAHPVTVDAVLTELQPWAVINAAGYVRVDDAEREPGNCLRVNTVGAEILATVCAQHNNLPFVTFSSDLVFNGAVTQPYVETDAISPLSVYGCSKALAEKRVLQACPTSLIIRTSAFFSPWDDYNFVSIALRELSAGEEFLAAQDTIISPTYVPDLVHASLDLLIDGETGLWHSANKCEISWANLARLAAKQAGVSIKRLIALPTRHLNLVAPRPTYSVLGSSRGELMPGLESAISRYCEECQI; this is encoded by the coding sequence GTGACTTCTATTTTCGACTCGAAACTCAAAACTCAACTTCCTTTAGAAGTATGGGGTGGTGTAGAGTGTACGGTTAATCGTGTGGGTGAAGAGTATTTTGACCAAATAGAACGAAATGGTCATGGAACGCGCTTGGAGGATTTGGAATTATTTGCACAACTGGGAATACAGGCAATTCGTTATCCTCTATTATGGGAGCGAATCGCACCGAATGGTTTAGAAAATGCTGATTGGTCTTGGGCGGATGTGCGGTTGGGGAGATTAAGAGAACTGGGTATTTGTCCGATTGTGGGATTGGTGCATCATGGAAGTGGTCCACGTTACACCAGTTTAGTAGATCCAGCGTTTCCAGAGAAATTAGCAGAGTTTGCCCGTGCAGTAGCAGAACGCTATCCTTGGGTAAAGTATTACACACCCATCAATGAACCTTTAACAACGGCTCGATTTAGTGGGTTGTATGGTCACTGGTATCCTCATGGACGGGATGATTTAACTTTTGGCCGGGCTTTATTGTCGGAATGTCGAGGGGTATGCTTGGCAATGCAAGCTATTAGGGAAGTTAATCCTGGTGCTGAACTTGTGCAAACGGAAGATTTGGGAAAGATTTACAGCACGCCAAAACTAACTTATCAAGCGGAGTTTGAAAATGAACGTCGCTGGTTGACTTTTGATTTATTATGCGGTCGAATTTCCCCAAATCATCCTATCTGGGGTTATTTGCGAAATTGCGGTATTAGTGAAAGTGAACTGGAAGAATTTTGCCAAAATCCCTGTCCACCGGACCTTATTGGCATTAATCATTATCTGACGAGCGATCGCTTTTTGGATGAAAATTTAGAAAATTATCCCAGTTGGACTCATGGTGGTAATGGACGGGATGAATACGCAGATATAGAAGCGGTGCGAGTTTGTGCTGAAGGTGCAGCAGGACCACGTAGCTTGCTGCAAGAGGCATGGGAACGCTATCAAATCCCCTTGGCTGTAACTGAAGTTCACCTTCACTGTACCCGTGAGGAGCAACTACGCTGGCTGTGTGAGGTGTGGAATGCTGCCCAGGAATTACGCTCACAGGGTGTAGATGTTCGTGCTGTCACAGCTTGGGCGCTTTTGGGTACTTATGATTGGAATAGTTTGCTAACTCGTTGGGTGGGTCACTATGAGTCCGGTGTATTTGATTTACGTTCTCCTCAACCCAGAGCAACTGCGATCGCTAAAATTATACGTGATTTAGCCACAGGACGCAATCCCGATCACCCGTTACTTGATATCCCCGGTTGGTGGCATCGTCCAGAGCGTTTAGTTTACCCAGCAGTCAGTTGTGGACTGGATAAAAGAAGCATAAGAGAATCTGAATCTATTCTCTCCCCTGCTCCCCTGCTCCCCTGCTCCTCTGCTTCCCATCGTCCCCTCGCCATTATTGGAGCTACAGGCACTCTAGGAAAGGCTTTTGCTCGGCTGTGTGAAGTACGAGGAATACCATACCGTTTACTAACACGGCAAGAAATGGATATTGCCCATCCTGTAACTGTTGATGCGGTGCTGACTGAGTTACAACCTTGGGCTGTAATCAATGCTGCGGGATATGTGCGGGTAGATGATGCGGAGCGCGAACCAGGAAACTGTCTGCGTGTAAATACAGTAGGTGCAGAAATATTAGCTACTGTTTGCGCTCAACATAATAATTTACCGTTCGTGACTTTTTCTTCAGATTTGGTGTTTAATGGTGCTGTGACTCAACCTTATGTAGAAACCGATGCCATCTCTCCTTTAAGTGTCTATGGATGTAGTAAAGCTTTGGCAGAAAAGCGGGTATTGCAAGCTTGTCCAACATCGCTGATAATTCGCACCAGTGCCTTTTTTAGTCCTTGGGATGACTATAACTTTGTGAGTATTGCCTTGCGTGAACTCAGTGCAGGAGAAGAATTTTTAGCAGCGCAAGATACCATTATTTCGCCTACTTATGTCCCGGATTTGGTTCATGCTAGTCTTGATTTATTAATAGATGGTGAAACCGGGTTGTGGCATTCAGCAAATAAATGTGAGATTTCTTGGGCAAATTTGGCGCGGTTAGCAGCAAAACAAGCAGGTGTGAGTATTAAAAGGTTAATTGCTTTGCCGACGCGACATCTCAATTTAGTTGCTCCTCGTCCCACTTATAGCGTTCTTGGTAGTAGTCGAGGTGAGTTAATGCCTGGTCTGGAAAGTGCGATTTCTCGGTATTGCGAAGAATGCCAAATATAG
- the glf gene encoding UDP-galactopyranose mutase, protein MASEKTQRKKNDANHVASSKLSETKQSELGASSLNSSSLNKHRQPKAALTDTADIVCLSHLRWNFVYQRPQHLLSRCAKGKRVFFIEEPIFSQEDLRRLEISQDTSGVMVVVPHLPEGLSEESVNANLQILLDGFLAEHNIRKYICWYYTPMAIAFTRHLQPQAVIYDCMDELSGFQGAPPTLKNYEAELFRRADLVFTGGQSLYENKVNQHPNVYAFPSSVDIGHFGQARNLTPQPPSLQGKGEKSSSSPLHPPSSPLKGGSPDVPSPGRRGVGRGGEGLGERSEPADQADIPHPRLGFFGVIDERMDIELLQGIADARPDWHLVMVGPVVKIDPAMLPQSENIHYLGAKTYQQLPEYLAGWDLAMLPFARNEATRFISPTKTPEYLAAGKPVVSTSIRDVVRPYGDSKLVRIGDTVSEFVTAAEQAMQEDTPKSGWLSRVDAFLEQISWDRTWASMMKLIDSAIATRDAEEKSNLGAITRKQAPNTITRDFVFDYLIVGAGFSGSVIAERLATQLGKKVLVVDKRNHIGGNAYDHYNEDGILIHKYGPHIFHTNSREIFEYLSRFTQWRSYEHRVLASVDGQLVPIPINLDTINKLYGMDLNSFEVEDFFKALAEPKEYIYTSEDVVVSKIGRVLYEKFFRGYTRKQWGLDPSELDKSVIARIPTRNNRDNRYFTDTYQAMPLHGFTRLFENMLNHPNIKVMLNTDYREIEKAIPCREMVYTGPVDDFFDYRYGKLPYRSLDFQHETYNVPVFQPVPVINYPNEHLYTRVTEFKYLTGQEHSKTSIVYEYPKAEGDPYYPVPRPENQEIYKQYKALADATPGVYFVGRLATYKYYNMDQCVGQALSVYKQIAVKA, encoded by the coding sequence ATGGCAAGTGAAAAAACTCAACGAAAAAAAAACGATGCTAATCATGTTGCTTCTTCAAAGCTGAGTGAAACCAAGCAATCTGAGCTAGGTGCATCATCATTAAATTCATCCTCATTAAATAAACATCGCCAACCAAAAGCAGCTTTGACAGATACGGCTGATATTGTCTGTCTCTCTCATCTGCGTTGGAATTTCGTTTATCAAAGACCGCAACATCTTCTTAGTCGTTGTGCTAAAGGAAAGCGTGTATTTTTTATTGAAGAACCCATTTTTAGCCAGGAAGATTTGCGGCGGTTGGAAATTAGCCAAGATACCAGTGGGGTGATGGTTGTTGTTCCTCATCTACCAGAAGGCTTAAGTGAGGAATCTGTCAACGCAAATTTACAAATACTGCTGGATGGTTTTTTGGCAGAACATAATATCCGCAAGTATATTTGTTGGTATTACACACCAATGGCGATCGCATTTACACGCCATTTACAACCCCAGGCTGTAATATATGATTGCATGGATGAGTTATCTGGTTTCCAGGGTGCGCCACCAACTTTAAAAAATTACGAAGCTGAACTATTTCGACGTGCAGACTTAGTATTTACAGGGGGACAAAGCCTGTACGAAAATAAAGTTAACCAGCACCCAAATGTCTATGCCTTTCCTAGCAGTGTAGATATAGGCCACTTTGGACAAGCCAGAAACCTAACCCCCCAACCCCCTTCCCTACAAGGGAAGGGAGAGAAAAGCTCTAGTTCCCCTCTCCACCCCCCAAGTTCCCCCCTGAAAGGGGGGAGTCCAGATGTTCCCTCTCCTGGAAGGAGAGGGGTAGGGAGAGGTGGAGAGGGGTTAGGGGAGAGGTCAGAACCAGCAGACCAAGCTGATATTCCCCATCCCCGTTTGGGTTTCTTTGGTGTAATTGATGAACGGATGGATATTGAACTGCTGCAAGGTATAGCTGATGCACGTCCTGACTGGCATTTAGTCATGGTTGGGCCAGTTGTAAAAATTGATCCAGCAATGCTACCACAGTCCGAGAATATCCATTATCTCGGTGCTAAAACTTATCAACAGCTACCTGAATATTTGGCAGGATGGGATTTAGCAATGTTGCCATTTGCCCGTAATGAAGCAACGCGCTTTATTAGTCCCACGAAGACTCCTGAGTATCTTGCAGCCGGCAAACCTGTGGTATCTACCAGTATTCGGGATGTAGTGCGTCCCTATGGAGATTCAAAATTGGTACGCATTGGAGACACAGTTTCTGAGTTCGTCACCGCAGCCGAACAAGCAATGCAGGAAGATACTCCAAAATCGGGGTGGTTGAGTCGCGTAGATGCCTTTTTAGAGCAGATTTCTTGGGATCGGACTTGGGCATCAATGATGAAGCTGATAGACTCTGCTATAGCTACCCGTGATGCAGAGGAGAAAAGTAATCTTGGTGCTATTACGAGAAAACAAGCACCGAATACCATTACTAGAGACTTTGTTTTTGATTACCTGATTGTTGGTGCTGGCTTTTCTGGTAGCGTCATCGCTGAACGGTTAGCAACTCAGTTGGGTAAAAAAGTGCTGGTTGTCGATAAGCGTAATCACATCGGTGGTAACGCCTACGATCATTACAATGAGGATGGTATTCTCATCCATAAATATGGACCCCACATTTTTCATACCAACTCCCGCGAAATCTTTGAATACCTGTCCCGCTTTACTCAGTGGCGTTCTTACGAACATCGTGTTCTGGCTAGTGTAGATGGTCAATTAGTTCCCATACCTATCAATCTTGACACTATCAACAAACTTTATGGCATGGATCTCAATTCATTTGAGGTTGAGGATTTCTTCAAAGCACTGGCTGAACCAAAAGAATATATTTACACCTCAGAAGATGTGGTGGTGAGCAAAATTGGACGAGTATTGTATGAAAAGTTCTTTCGCGGTTACACTCGCAAGCAATGGGGACTCGATCCATCGGAACTTGATAAATCAGTAATTGCTCGGATTCCCACACGCAACAACCGCGACAACCGTTATTTTACCGATACTTACCAAGCGATGCCCCTGCATGGGTTTACCCGGTTATTCGAGAATATGTTAAATCACCCAAATATTAAGGTGATGCTCAACACCGATTATCGGGAAATTGAAAAAGCCATACCTTGTCGGGAAATGGTTTACACAGGCCCTGTGGATGATTTCTTTGATTACCGCTACGGTAAGTTACCTTATCGTTCTCTTGATTTCCAGCACGAAACCTATAACGTCCCTGTTTTTCAGCCTGTACCAGTGATCAACTATCCCAACGAACACCTTTATACTCGTGTTACAGAGTTTAAATATTTAACTGGTCAGGAACACTCTAAAACTAGCATTGTTTACGAATATCCCAAAGCTGAAGGCGACCCATATTACCCTGTACCCCGCCCAGAAAATCAGGAAATTTACAAGCAATATAAAGCTTTAGCAGATGCCACACCAGGGGTATATTTTGTGGGGCGCTTGGCAACCTACAAGTATTACAACATGGATCAATGTGTGGGTCAAGCTCTTTCTGTGTATAAACAAATCGCCGTCAAGGCTTGA